The proteins below come from a single Pseudomonas chlororaphis genomic window:
- a CDS encoding lipoprotein, whose product MVKTFTLLLAATLLAACSGSPKATPPETGTPAPEEGCYQADWQAETNPVLNKRSGPDGLDKYETQTPAKERGCP is encoded by the coding sequence ATGGTCAAGACGTTCACGTTGCTGCTTGCGGCGACGCTGTTGGCGGCCTGCTCCGGCAGTCCGAAGGCCACGCCCCCGGAAACCGGGACGCCGGCGCCTGAGGAAGGCTGCTACCAGGCCGACTGGCAGGCCGAGACCAATCCGGTGCTGAACAAGCGTTCCGGACCCGACGGCCTGGACAAATACGAGACGCAAACCCCGGCCAAGGAACGTGGTTGTCCTTGA
- a CDS encoding fructose-1,6-bisphosphate aldolase (class II aldolase; catalyzes the reversible aldol condensation of dihydroxyacetonephosphate and glyceraldehyde 3-phosphate in the Calvin cycle, glycolysis and gluconeogenesis): MALISMRQMLDHAAEFGYGVPAFNVNNLEQMRAIMEAADKTDSPVIVQASAGARKYAGAPFLRHLILAAIEEFPHIPVCMHQDHGTSPDVCQRSIQLGFSSVMMDGSLGEDGKTPTDYEYNVRVTQQTVAMAHACGVSVEGELGCLGSLETGMAGEEDGIGAEGVLDHSQMLTDPEEAADFVKKTQVDALAIAIGTSHGAYKFTKPPTGDVLAIDRIKEIHKRIPNTHLVMHGSSSVPQEWLAIINQYGGDIKETYGVPVEEIVEGIKYGVRKVNIDTDLRLASTGAMRRLMATNPSEFDPRKFFGATVTAMRDVCIARYEAFGTAGNASKIKPISLEAMYQRYLKGELNAKVN; encoded by the coding sequence ATGGCACTTATCAGCATGCGTCAGATGCTGGACCACGCAGCCGAGTTCGGCTACGGCGTCCCAGCCTTTAACGTCAACAACCTTGAGCAGATGCGCGCCATCATGGAAGCCGCTGACAAGACTGACTCCCCGGTGATCGTCCAGGCTTCGGCCGGCGCGCGTAAATACGCCGGTGCACCGTTCCTGCGTCACCTGATCCTGGCCGCCATCGAAGAATTCCCGCACATCCCGGTGTGCATGCACCAGGACCATGGCACCAGCCCGGACGTCTGCCAGCGCTCCATCCAACTGGGCTTCAGCTCGGTGATGATGGACGGCTCCCTCGGCGAAGACGGCAAGACCCCGACCGACTACGAGTACAACGTGCGTGTTACCCAGCAAACCGTTGCCATGGCTCACGCCTGCGGTGTTTCGGTGGAAGGCGAGCTGGGTTGCCTGGGTTCGCTGGAAACCGGCATGGCCGGTGAAGAAGACGGTATCGGCGCCGAAGGCGTGCTGGATCACAGCCAGATGCTGACCGATCCGGAAGAAGCCGCCGACTTCGTCAAGAAGACCCAGGTCGACGCCCTGGCGATCGCCATCGGCACCAGCCACGGCGCCTACAAGTTCACCAAGCCGCCTACCGGCGACGTGCTGGCCATCGACCGCATCAAGGAAATCCACAAGCGCATCCCCAACACCCACCTGGTGATGCACGGTTCGTCCTCGGTGCCTCAGGAATGGCTGGCGATCATCAACCAGTACGGCGGTGACATCAAGGAAACCTACGGCGTGCCGGTTGAGGAAATCGTCGAAGGCATCAAGTACGGCGTGCGCAAGGTCAACATCGACACCGACCTGCGCCTGGCGTCCACCGGTGCCATGCGCCGCTTGATGGCGACCAATCCCAGCGAGTTCGATCCGCGCAAGTTCTTTGGCGCGACCGTGACTGCGATGCGTGACGTTTGCATTGCGCGCTATGAGGCGTTTGGTACGGCGGGTAATGCTTCGAAGATCAAGCCGATCTCCTTGGAAGCCATGTACCAGCGTTATCTGAAGGGCGAGTTGAACGCCAAGGTCAACTGA
- the gapA gene encoding glyceraldehyde-3-phosphate dehydrogenase (required for glycolysis; catalyzes the formation of 3-phospho-D-glyceroyl phosphate from D-glyceraldehyde 3-phosphate): MPQPRPYKVALNGYGRIGRCVLRALFERGAKAGFEIVAINDLADMASIEYLTRFDSTHGRFPGEVRVEGDCLHINGDCVKVLRSATPEGIDWASLGVDLVLECSGAYHTREDGQRFLAAGAPRVLFSQPMASEADVDATIVYGVNQDCLAGDELLVSNASCTTNCGVPLLRLLDQAIGLEYVSITTIHSAMNDQPVIDAYHHEDLRRTRSAFQSVIPVSTGLARGIERLLPELAGRIQAKAVRVPTVNVSCLDITMQTVSDTDATEVNRILREAATSGPLKGLLAYTELPHASCDFNHDPHSAIVDASQTRVSGPRLVNILAWFDNEWGFANRMLDVAEHYLQAATAHSGPLSASNKPAL, from the coding sequence ATGCCCCAACCGCGTCCCTACAAAGTTGCACTCAACGGCTACGGCCGGATTGGTCGTTGCGTCTTGCGTGCGTTGTTCGAGCGAGGGGCGAAGGCCGGGTTTGAAATTGTCGCGATCAACGATCTGGCCGACATGGCCAGTATCGAATACCTGACACGCTTTGACTCCACCCACGGCCGGTTCCCGGGCGAAGTGCGGGTCGAGGGCGATTGTCTGCATATCAATGGTGACTGCGTGAAGGTCCTGCGCAGTGCCACCCCCGAAGGCATCGACTGGGCGTCCCTGGGCGTCGACCTGGTGCTCGAATGTTCCGGCGCCTACCACACCCGCGAAGACGGCCAGCGTTTTCTCGCGGCCGGCGCGCCCCGCGTGCTGTTCTCCCAACCGATGGCCAGCGAAGCGGATGTGGACGCGACCATCGTCTACGGCGTGAACCAGGATTGCCTGGCGGGCGACGAACTGCTGGTGTCCAACGCGTCCTGCACCACCAACTGCGGCGTGCCGCTGTTGCGCCTGCTGGACCAGGCCATCGGCCTGGAATACGTGTCGATCACCACCATCCACTCGGCGATGAACGATCAGCCGGTGATCGACGCCTATCACCACGAAGACCTGCGCCGCACCCGTTCGGCGTTCCAGTCGGTGATTCCGGTGTCCACTGGTCTGGCGCGCGGCATCGAACGGCTGCTGCCGGAACTTGCGGGGCGAATTCAGGCCAAAGCCGTGCGGGTGCCGACGGTCAACGTGTCCTGCCTCGATATCACGATGCAGACCGTGAGCGATACCGACGCCACCGAGGTCAACCGGATCCTGCGCGAAGCCGCCACCAGCGGCCCGCTCAAAGGCCTTCTGGCCTACACCGAATTGCCTCATGCCAGCTGTGATTTTAACCATGACCCCCATTCGGCCATCGTCGATGCCAGCCAGACCCGTGTTTCCGGGCCGCGGCTCGTGAACATCCTGGCCTGGTTCGACAACGAATGGGGTTTTGCCAACCGAATGCTCGACGTTGCTGAACATTACCTGCAAGCAGCGACGGCGCATTCTGGCCCGCTCAGTGCTTCCAACAAACCTGCTCTCTAA
- a CDS encoding lipoprotein, with protein sequence MKGLIAVAALAVLAGCAQLGFSGGSAPATGWTTWTCDSEAKVLWRYTDAAHQEVDVRLGGAEQVYHLKQEPGASGSLYSDDMLAFHVKGEEGLVYWVATNDLIGRGCKAD encoded by the coding sequence ATGAAAGGCTTGATCGCCGTTGCGGCGTTGGCAGTGCTGGCCGGTTGTGCGCAGTTGGGTTTTTCGGGCGGGTCCGCGCCTGCTACGGGTTGGACGACCTGGACCTGTGACAGCGAGGCCAAGGTGCTCTGGCGCTACACCGATGCCGCCCATCAGGAAGTCGACGTGCGCCTTGGCGGTGCCGAGCAGGTCTACCACCTGAAGCAGGAGCCGGGCGCCTCAGGGTCGCTGTACAGCGATGACATGCTGGCGTTTCACGTCAAGGGTGAGGAAGGCCTGGTGTATTGGGTCGCCACCAATGACTTGATTGGGCGTGGCTGCAAGGCCGATTGA
- a CDS encoding phosphoglycerate kinase, which produces MTVLKMSDLDLQGKRVLIREDLNVPVKDGVVTSDARILASLPTIKLALEKGAAVMVCSHLGRPTEGEFSAENSLKPVADYLSRALGREVPLVADYLGGVDVKAGDVVLFENVRFNKGEKKNADELAQQYAALCDVFVMDAFGTAHRAEGSTHGVAKFAKVAAAGPLLAAELDALGKALGSPAQPMAAIVAGSKVSTKLDVLNSLSQVCNQLIVGGGIANTFLAAAGHPVGKSLYEPDLLDTARDIAAKVSVPLPVDVVVAKEFAESAAATVKLIADVAEDDMILDIGPQTAANFAELLKSSQTILWNGPVGVFEFDQFGNGTKVLAQAIAESAAFSIAGGGDTLAAIDKYGVAEQISYISTGGGAFLEFVEGKVLPAVEVLESRAKA; this is translated from the coding sequence ATGACCGTGTTGAAGATGTCCGACCTCGATCTGCAAGGTAAGCGTGTACTGATTCGCGAAGACCTCAACGTCCCCGTCAAGGACGGTGTTGTCACCAGCGACGCACGTATCCTGGCTTCGCTGCCGACCATCAAGCTGGCCCTGGAAAAAGGCGCGGCCGTGATGGTCTGCTCCCACCTGGGCCGCCCGACCGAAGGCGAGTTCTCGGCCGAAAACAGCCTCAAGCCCGTGGCCGACTACCTGAGCCGTGCCCTGGGTCGTGAGGTGCCTCTGGTGGCTGACTACCTGGGCGGCGTGGACGTGAAGGCCGGCGATGTCGTGCTGTTTGAAAACGTACGCTTCAACAAGGGCGAGAAAAAGAACGCCGATGAACTGGCCCAGCAATACGCCGCCCTGTGCGACGTATTCGTGATGGACGCGTTCGGCACCGCCCACCGCGCCGAGGGGTCGACCCATGGCGTGGCGAAGTTCGCCAAGGTCGCCGCCGCCGGCCCGCTGCTGGCCGCCGAACTGGACGCCCTGGGCAAGGCCCTGGGCTCCCCGGCCCAGCCGATGGCGGCCATCGTCGCCGGCTCCAAGGTGTCGACCAAGCTCGATGTGCTCAACAGCCTGAGTCAGGTCTGCAACCAACTGATCGTAGGTGGCGGTATCGCCAACACCTTCCTTGCGGCAGCCGGTCACCCGGTCGGCAAGTCCCTGTATGAGCCGGACCTGCTGGACACGGCCCGGGACATCGCCGCCAAGGTCAGCGTGCCGTTGCCGGTGGACGTGGTGGTGGCCAAGGAGTTCGCCGAAAGCGCTGCCGCGACCGTGAAGCTGATCGCCGACGTGGCCGAAGACGACATGATCCTCGACATCGGCCCGCAAACCGCGGCCAATTTCGCCGAACTGTTGAAATCGTCCCAGACGATCCTGTGGAACGGCCCGGTGGGCGTGTTCGAGTTCGACCAGTTCGGCAACGGCACCAAGGTGCTGGCCCAGGCGATCGCCGAGAGCGCGGCATTTTCCATCGCGGGCGGCGGCGACACCCTGGCGGCCATCGATAAATATGGCGTGGCCGAGCAGATCTCCTACATTTCTACCGGGGGTGGCGCGTTCCTCGAATTCGTCGAGGGCAAAGTGCTGCCGGCCGTGGAAGTCCTGGAAAGCCGGGCCAAGGCCTGA
- a CDS encoding fructose-bisphosphate aldolase, translated as MTANQTSSRFTALTSIATSTPVLFIDSTAPLAELHACASERLHATLDYLTLMACMTLRDSGANDVNTITNVARIMVQDVADVFGVIEQRGLEAQ; from the coding sequence ATGACAGCTAATCAGACGTCCAGCCGCTTCACTGCTCTAACCTCAATTGCCACTTCCACCCCTGTCCTGTTCATCGACAGCACAGCACCGTTGGCCGAACTCCACGCCTGCGCCAGTGAGCGCTTGCACGCTACCCTCGATTATTTGACGCTCATGGCCTGCATGACTTTGCGCGATTCGGGAGCCAATGACGTCAATACCATTACTAATGTCGCCCGGATCATGGTGCAGGATGTAGCGGATGTTTTTGGGGTGATTGAACAGCGTGGGCTTGAAGCGCAATAG